The genomic window AAATTCAATTATTCTTTTGGCTTAGCCAACGAACTCCATCAAACTCCTATATGCCACAAAGCGGTTTTTGTATCTTTCGTTTAGTTCTGCCTGTAAAGCCGGTGCAAATACTTCCTGGTATTTATTATAATGATCTAATGTTTCGGCAACGTACTGTGCACAATAGGTTATCCCTTCGTTGGGTGAGTCTACAACCTTTAATAAACGGTTGGAAATAAACATACCCGTAGCCATTACCTCAGGGATATGAACATCTTGCATCCATTGTAACCACTCTTCGGCTGCTGCATCATCAAGGATGAGCGTAACATTATATAAAAACATGGCACAAAGGTAGATAATATATAAATGTTAAAAAATTGATGATAATAGATTTTATTCTTTAAAGTGGTGTCAATCTGTTAAATTTGCTAATTCCCATTGTTTTTAAGCATGATACGAACTAACGACTCTCAAAAAATAGACAATTCCACTCGTAATTATATTTATACTGGTTACCTAACTGCAATTTTCGGCGGCATTTTAGGGCTGGTGATTGGTTGGGATTTAATGAAGAAAAAGAGAACATTAAATACTGGCGAAAAGGTTTTTTCTTATTCCCTAACGGATAGGCAACATGGCGCCAGAATTTTAATTTTGGCAGCAATTTGCTTCATTTTGTTGCTAACCTTAACTATTATTGCATTAGATGCCTAAGCCATCTATATCCGGAAATGATTATTATTACCAAATCTTCTACTACAAAAGAGCTTGAAGGCATTCTTGAGCTTCAAAAACAAAACTTAAAAAAAGATTTAACTCCCGAACAAATAAAAGAACAGGGTTTTGTCACCGTTTCGCATTCGCTTGATGATCTGGAAAAGATGCATCGGTACAAACCCAACATTATTGCAAAAGATGGGGAATTGGTTGTAGCTTATGTGTTAGCAATGACCGAGGAGTCTAAAAATGATATCTCGAGGTTGGTTGAAATGTACGAAAGTTTCGATCACATCCAATATCACGGTAAATCCGTTTCTTCTTATTCTTATATCGTTGTAGGGCAGGTGTGTGTTAGTCAGGCTTATCGTGGTAAAGGTTTGTTCGATCAATGTTATCACGCTTATAAAGATTATTTTAAATCTAAATACGATTTCGCAAT from Flavobacterium sp. W4I14 includes these protein-coding regions:
- a CDS encoding hypothetical protein (product_source=Hypo-rule applied; pfam=PF14114; superfamily=54909) — translated: MFLYNVTLILDDAAAEEWLQWMQDVHIPEVMATGMFISNRLLKVVDSPNEGITYCAQYVAETLDHYNKYQEVFAPALQAELNERYKNRFVAYRSLMEFVG
- a CDS encoding hypothetical protein (product_source=Hypo-rule applied; superfamily=81442; transmembrane_helix_parts=Outside_1_14,TMhelix_15_37,Inside_38_62,TMhelix_63_85,Outside_86_87), with product MIRTNDSQKIDNSTRNYIYTGYLTAIFGGILGLVIGWDLMKKKRTLNTGEKVFSYSLTDRQHGARILILAAICFILLLTLTIIALDA
- a CDS encoding RimJ/RimL family protein N-acetyltransferase (product_source=COG1670; cog=COG1670; superfamily=55729), producing MIIITKSSTTKELEGILELQKQNLKKDLTPEQIKEQGFVTVSHSLDDLEKMHRYKPNIIAKDGELVVAYVLAMTEESKNDISRLVEMYESFDHIQYHGKSVSSYSYIVVGQVCVSQAYRGKGLFDQCYHAYKDYFKSKYDFAITEIASINLRSINAHKRIGFKVIHTYTDNSAVEWNVVVWDWKR